DNA from Flavobacteriales bacterium:
AGTACAGTTCGGCTGTAGTGAAACCAGGTAAACTCTATGCGGTGCAATGTCATGTATACCGAGAACAGGGATTGCTCGTTCAATCTCGGGGGGTGGGCAGCTCAAGCTATTCAGTAATGTATAGCGTAGATAAATGATGAAGCTCGTAAGAGAACAGAATCCGGCTTATGAATTACTACCTGCTGCCCCTTGTGGGCAGCTTTTTTTTTATTTTTGTTTTATGAAGAGAATTTTTTATTTCCTTTTTTTGTTGAATGGCTTTGTCCTTTCTGCCCAAGAAAGTATAGTAAAGTCGGTGATGTTGGACTCTGTGATGGTATCTGCAGTAAGCTCAGGCTTCAGTGTGGAAGAATTTATACACTATGTGAAGACAGACACTTCATTCTATCAGGGGTTTAAAAACCTAAGGTATTACCCCCATACTTATAAAAGCGAATTGGAAATTTTTAATACTAAGAATAAATCCATTGGTTTTTTAGCTAGAGACGGTCATTATGAAGTCACAAATAACCGCTTAGTAGTAAAGGTTGATTCGGCTTACAATGATGGTAAAATTTACAATAGAAAAGGAAAGTATAGGTATTATACACCAGAGTTTTTTGATTACATCTTTTTTCCAGAAGATACTATCAAAGTAAGTAAATTCAGTTCTTCTGATAATGGAGGTGAATCTGAAAGTACTAATGAGAAAAATGAAAAAGATGCTAAGGTTATTGTCTTTAATCCAGGTTCGGTAGAGGTCGAGAAATCTGGTAGTAAGAAAGAAAAGTTAGCTGTTTTTGATGTATCCATGCAAAAGTATTATGATTACATTATCTCACAGAAAACTTATAAAGATACTTTAGAATGTTATGAGTTTGTATGTCGAATGAAAACGGATTTATCTGAGAAAGAAGAGGAGGAAGTGCTTATTCGAGAATTGGTGTCTTACTTTGATAGAAATACCTTCAATGTGGTATACAGAAAATACGTCATGCAATACGACTATTGGCTAATTGATTTGAACGTTACTGTTGACGTAGAAATGGATTATGCTGAAGACCAGCTTATTCCTTCTTTCATTCACTATAAAGGGTATTGGGATATACCTTTTAGTAAGCCTGAAGTCGCTGACTTCAAGCTATGGAATTCGGATTTTATGATTACGGACTAACTTATTCTTGAGAAGCAAGGAAGCGTTCAGCATCTAAGGCTGCCATACATCCAGTACCTGCAGAAGTAACTGCCTGTCGGTACACGTGGTCGGCAACATCACCAGCAGCAAATACACCAGGAATTTGAGTCTTTGAAGTACCTGGCTCTACTATCAGATAACCGTTATCGTCCATGTCCAATTGACCTTTAAAAATATCCGTATTTGGTTTGTGTCCAATAGCTACAAAAAATCCAGTAGCAGGAATGACTATTTCCTCTTGAGTTAGGTTATTAAAAGCGGTTACGCTTTCCACTCCTTTCTCGCCATTGATGCTTTTTGTTTCGTGATTAAATAGAACGGTTATATTATCCGTCTTGAATACACGCTTTTGCATTGCTTTTGAAGCTCTCATTTCATCCCTTCTAACCAACATAGTCACCTTAGTGCATAATTTAGCTAAATAAGTAGCTTCTTCGGCAGCAGTATCTCCAGCGCCTACTACAACGACCTCTTGACCTTTATAGAAAAATCCGTCGCAAACGGCACAAGCAGAAACACCAAAACCATTTAATCGTTCTTCGTCAGGAATACCCAACCATTTTGCAGAAGCTCCAGTACTAATGATAACGGTTTGAGCTAAAACATTCTTTGTACCATCTATCTCTACTTTGAATGGACGCTCA
Protein-coding regions in this window:
- the trxB gene encoding thioredoxin-disulfide reductase, which codes for MSEELENIEVLIIGSGPAGYTAAIYAARADLKPVVIQGMQPGGQLTTTTEVDNYPGYPNGVDGTKMMEDFKAQAERFDTDTRWGMVTKVDFSERPFKVEIDGTKNVLAQTVIISTGASAKWLGIPDEERLNGFGVSACAVCDGFFYKGQEVVVVGAGDTAAEEATYLAKLCTKVTMLVRRDEMRASKAMQKRVFKTDNITVLFNHETKSINGEKGVESVTAFNNLTQEEIVIPATGFFVAIGHKPNTDIFKGQLDMDDNGYLIVEPGTSKTQIPGVFAAGDVADHVYRQAVTSAGTGCMAALDAERFLASQE